Proteins encoded together in one Candidatus Sulfotelmatobacter sp. window:
- a CDS encoding TolC family protein, with the protein MSQSASEPSSSAPSVSLPGPQNPFLGSAPEGEATAEVLQIDYSDAIDRGLRNNLGLLLASDQTQIARGERWKELSDLLPNLSGRVMENAQNLSLAALGFNKLFPLLSPPGSSPAALPRVTPAFNYFDARASLSQSVFNFKQLESERSASESVKAAQFSYKDAREMVVLAVGNAYLQAIAGAARVETSEAQVKSAQALNDKASDQLKAGLTPAIDALRSQVELQTRQQQLIVARNDLAKQKLSIARIIGLPPGQQFVLTEKAPYQALTALTLETYLQKAYAARADYQAQLAQVRAAELSRRAAAAGRYPSLDVNANYGDIGVNPSQSNGTWQVAGGITIPIFEGNRAHADVLQADAQLKQARAQLGDLRGRIDYEVRTALLDLNAAAEQVEVARSSVDLAEQALAQSQDRFTAGVADNLEVVQAQESVASAHESYIESLYAHNLSKVELAHAIGDAEEGVKRFLKGNH; encoded by the coding sequence GTGTCTCAGTCCGCGAGTGAGCCTTCCTCGTCTGCCCCGAGTGTCTCGCTACCCGGCCCGCAAAATCCATTTCTTGGGAGCGCTCCCGAAGGAGAAGCAACCGCCGAAGTTCTACAGATCGACTACAGCGACGCCATCGACCGCGGCCTGCGCAACAATCTGGGCTTATTGCTGGCCAGCGACCAGACTCAAATAGCTCGCGGCGAACGCTGGAAAGAACTGAGCGACCTGCTTCCCAACCTCAGCGGCCGTGTCATGGAGAATGCCCAGAATTTGAGTCTGGCGGCCCTGGGCTTTAACAAACTCTTTCCATTACTCAGTCCTCCCGGTTCCAGTCCGGCTGCTCTCCCGCGCGTGACGCCCGCTTTTAATTATTTTGATGCGCGGGCCTCGCTGAGCCAGTCCGTTTTTAATTTCAAGCAACTGGAGAGCGAACGATCCGCCTCGGAGAGCGTTAAGGCGGCGCAGTTCAGTTACAAAGACGCTCGTGAAATGGTGGTGCTCGCCGTAGGCAACGCTTATCTGCAAGCCATCGCAGGCGCTGCCCGTGTGGAAACGTCCGAGGCCCAGGTCAAGAGCGCTCAGGCTCTGAACGACAAGGCCTCCGATCAATTGAAAGCCGGTCTCACCCCCGCGATCGATGCCTTGCGCTCGCAGGTCGAACTGCAAACCCGGCAGCAGCAGCTGATCGTCGCTCGTAACGATCTGGCCAAACAGAAATTGAGCATCGCCCGCATCATTGGACTGCCGCCGGGGCAGCAGTTTGTTCTTACCGAGAAAGCGCCGTATCAAGCATTAACCGCGCTTACGCTCGAGACTTATCTTCAGAAGGCTTATGCAGCGCGCGCGGACTACCAGGCACAATTGGCTCAGGTGCGTGCCGCCGAGTTGTCGCGGCGCGCGGCTGCGGCGGGACGATATCCCAGCCTCGACGTCAACGCCAATTACGGCGATATTGGGGTGAATCCCAGCCAGTCGAACGGCACCTGGCAGGTTGCTGGAGGCATCACGATTCCGATCTTTGAAGGCAATCGGGCTCACGCCGATGTGCTTCAGGCCGACGCGCAACTCAAACAGGCGCGGGCTCAACTCGGCGATCTCCGCGGCCGCATCGACTACGAAGTCCGCACCGCGCTGCTCGATCTGAACGCCGCCGCCGAGCAAGTCGAAGTCGCGCGAAGCTCGGTCGACCTCGCCGAGCAGGCGCTCGCCCAATCGCAAGACCGCTTTACCGCCGGAGTGGCTGATAATCTGGAGGTCGTGCAGGCCCAGGAGTCGGTGGCCAGCGCTCATGAGAGTTATATTGAGAGCCTCTATGCCCACAATCTCTCAAAAGTCGAACTGGCGCATGCCATCGGCGATGCAGAAGAGGGCGTCAAACGATTTTTGAAAGGCAATCATTAG
- a CDS encoding energy transducer TonB, translating to MKIRTSLTSLVLIGLTASIVIAQNNVESKTESKTERRIASRVAPNYPELAKKMHIHGTVRVEAVVRPNGSVKSTRVLGGNPVLVEAAMDAVAKWKFEPGQSESTEVVQLAFEGQ from the coding sequence ATGAAGATAAGGACTTCACTGACATCGCTTGTGCTCATCGGACTGACGGCGAGCATCGTGATCGCCCAGAATAACGTCGAGTCCAAGACCGAAAGTAAGACCGAAAGAAGGATCGCTTCGCGGGTTGCGCCAAATTATCCCGAATTGGCCAAGAAGATGCATATCCACGGCACAGTTCGAGTGGAAGCCGTAGTGCGCCCGAATGGGTCGGTTAAGTCCACGCGAGTGCTAGGGGGGAATCCGGTGCTGGTGGAAGCCGCTATGGATGCGGTCGCTAAGTGGAAGTTTGAACCGGGACAAAGTGAGAGCACGGAAGTGGTTCAATTGGCTTTCGAGGGCCAGTGA
- the tal gene encoding transaldolase has protein sequence MQPTGVLDSKATKNPLKELLDYGQSMWLDYIRRDLFTSGKLKQMIADDGLRGMTSNPAIFEKAIADSSLYDDVLKSLASRKDLDATGRFEQIAIRDIQDAADALRPVYDESKARDGYVSLEVSPYLARKTTETIDEARRLWKAVQRENVMIKVPGTTEGIPAFQQLIGEGININVTLLFAQDVYEKVAEAYILGLEELAGRGGNLKKMASVASFFISRIDTLIDSIIDEKLKTTTDASRQALLKSLLGKVAIANGKLTYQSYERIFSGPRWQALASKGAQTQRVLWASTSTKNPHYRDVIYVEELIGKDTVNTMPPATIDAFRDHGRLRNSLTEDVASAAKTMQDLARAGISMKEVTDKLTDDGVKLFADAFDKLLAAVEKSTQAKG, from the coding sequence ATGCAACCAACTGGAGTTCTGGACTCGAAAGCGACTAAGAATCCGCTGAAGGAATTGCTCGACTACGGCCAGTCGATGTGGCTCGATTACATTCGGCGCGATCTGTTCACCAGTGGCAAACTCAAGCAGATGATTGCCGACGATGGGCTGCGAGGCATGACCTCGAATCCCGCGATCTTCGAGAAAGCAATCGCCGACAGTTCGCTCTATGACGATGTGTTGAAGTCGCTGGCCTCGCGTAAGGATCTCGATGCCACGGGCCGCTTTGAGCAGATCGCCATTCGCGACATTCAGGATGCAGCCGACGCGCTGCGGCCGGTGTACGACGAATCGAAAGCTCGCGACGGCTACGTCAGCCTGGAAGTTTCTCCGTACCTGGCGCGCAAAACGACAGAAACGATCGACGAGGCCCGCCGCCTGTGGAAAGCGGTGCAGCGCGAGAATGTCATGATCAAAGTGCCGGGAACAACCGAGGGAATTCCGGCGTTCCAGCAGTTGATCGGCGAAGGCATCAATATCAACGTCACTTTGCTGTTCGCGCAGGATGTGTACGAAAAAGTTGCCGAGGCTTATATCTTAGGACTCGAAGAGCTGGCGGGCCGCGGGGGCAACTTGAAAAAAATGGCCAGCGTGGCCAGTTTCTTCATCAGCCGCATCGACACGCTGATCGATTCCATAATCGATGAAAAGCTGAAGACAACGACCGATGCGAGCCGGCAAGCTCTGCTGAAAAGTCTGCTGGGCAAAGTGGCGATCGCCAACGGCAAGCTCACCTACCAGAGTTATGAGCGTATCTTCAGCGGACCTCGCTGGCAGGCGCTGGCATCCAAGGGGGCGCAGACACAGCGCGTGCTGTGGGCGAGCACCAGCACGAAGAATCCGCATTATCGCGACGTGATTTATGTTGAGGAGTTGATCGGGAAAGATACGGTCAATACCATGCCGCCGGCAACGATCGACGCCTTCCGCGATCATGGACGGCTGCGCAACAGCTTGACCGAGGATGTAGCGAGCGCGGCCAAGACCATGCAGGATCTCGCGCGCGCCGGTATTTCCATGAAGGAAGTCACTGACAAGCTGACCGATGATGGCGTAAAGCTGTTCGCCGACGCGTTCGACAAGTTGCTGGCCGCGGTGGAGAAGAGCACGCAAGCAAAAGGATAG
- a CDS encoding PilZ domain-containing protein, producing the protein MTKVILNGGDCGFNLVERQIVKERCVSSMSAATGTDWTQILADPDLVRHVGKLLQAYREAPVDRREEALLSAMREIKASAAPAGKARGTSAAQPQAVPTPASATPPFEPDLFSTSWASDRRRHPRIKCFVAVELRVDEFPVPIWGNLSNTGAGGCLVETATPVKPGSKVEIGLWVPNGKIWVKGFALSGVVSRSGPANGVRVHFEGLAAAERDNLKQFLKFVQETTRGSKLENGYFDLLK; encoded by the coding sequence GTGACTAAGGTCATCTTGAACGGCGGTGACTGCGGGTTCAATCTGGTGGAGCGACAAATTGTTAAAGAAAGATGTGTGTCATCGATGAGTGCAGCGACGGGAACAGACTGGACACAAATATTGGCCGACCCGGACCTTGTCCGGCATGTCGGGAAGCTGCTGCAAGCCTATCGGGAAGCCCCGGTTGACCGGCGTGAGGAAGCGTTGTTGTCGGCGATGCGTGAGATCAAGGCGAGCGCCGCTCCTGCCGGAAAAGCTCGTGGCACTTCGGCGGCACAGCCGCAGGCCGTCCCCACTCCGGCTTCGGCGACGCCTCCGTTTGAACCCGATCTGTTCAGCACGAGTTGGGCAAGCGATCGGCGACGGCATCCCCGAATCAAATGCTTCGTCGCGGTTGAGTTGCGGGTCGACGAATTTCCCGTTCCCATCTGGGGCAATCTTTCGAATACTGGCGCGGGCGGATGTCTGGTGGAAACGGCAACGCCCGTTAAGCCCGGATCGAAGGTGGAAATCGGCTTGTGGGTGCCCAACGGAAAGATCTGGGTTAAAGGCTTTGCGCTGAGTGGCGTGGTATCCCGCAGTGGCCCCGCAAACGGCGTTCGCGTCCATTTCGAAGGGCTGGCGGCGGCGGAACGCGACAATCTGAAGCAGTTTCTGAAGTTCGTCCAGGAAACAACCCGCGGATCGAAACTTGAGAACGGCTACTTCGACCTTCTGAAATAA
- a CDS encoding bifunctional transaldolase/phosoglucose isomerase produces the protein MSRLKTSLPDSLATAVKTTIADWQARGSMQRLWNRDAGLWTGSDEGNWLGWLDIVEEQVAQHDQLVKVAKEVQVRGFQHVLLLGMGGSSLCPEVLRMTFGRITHFPTLHVLDSTDPSQVKACEKSIDIPKTLFIVSSKSGSTLEPNIFKQYFFERTKQAVGAAKVGSQFVAITDPGSKMQQVAEADHFLHVFFGRPSIGGRYSALSNFGMVPAAAMGIDTRKFLDRAAEMVHACRSGVAAEQNPGAVLGIILGTAANAGRDKVTMITSPGISDLGAWLEQLLAESTGKVGKGIIPVDRESLGSPEVYGSDRVFVYVRLESAPDATQDEHVAAIEKAGHPVVRISMPDIYDLGAEFFRWEIATAVAGSIIGINAFNQPDVEASKVATRSLTTEYEKNGSLPAESPVVEDAGIKLFTDEKNAAELAKAARGDNSLAGYLKAHLARIQAGDYFAVLGYIQMNAEHETALQAIRHLVRDKKRVATVLGFGPRFLHSTGQAYKGGPNSGVFLQITCDDSVELPVPGQKYTFGVVKAAQARGDFQVLADRGRRAMRVHLGSNLKAGLAALQAAVAKAL, from the coding sequence GTGAGCCGACTGAAGACCTCCCTGCCCGATTCGCTGGCTACGGCCGTAAAGACGACGATCGCCGACTGGCAAGCACGCGGAAGCATGCAGCGCCTGTGGAACCGTGATGCGGGCCTCTGGACCGGAAGCGACGAGGGCAACTGGCTGGGCTGGCTCGACATTGTCGAGGAGCAGGTCGCGCAGCACGACCAACTGGTGAAGGTTGCTAAAGAAGTTCAGGTGCGAGGCTTTCAGCATGTGCTGCTGCTGGGCATGGGCGGATCGAGTCTCTGCCCGGAAGTCCTGCGCATGACTTTTGGCCGCATCACGCACTTCCCTACCCTTCATGTGCTCGACTCCACCGATCCTTCGCAGGTGAAAGCGTGCGAGAAATCGATCGACATTCCGAAGACACTATTCATCGTTTCGAGCAAGTCTGGAAGCACGCTCGAGCCTAATATTTTCAAACAATATTTCTTCGAACGCACGAAGCAGGCGGTGGGAGCGGCGAAAGTTGGCAGCCAGTTCGTCGCGATCACCGATCCGGGGTCGAAGATGCAGCAGGTGGCGGAAGCCGATCACTTTCTGCATGTGTTCTTTGGGCGCCCTTCGATCGGCGGACGGTATTCCGCTTTGTCGAACTTTGGAATGGTCCCGGCCGCAGCAATGGGGATTGATACCAGGAAATTTCTCGATCGCGCGGCTGAGATGGTTCATGCCTGTCGGTCGGGTGTTGCCGCCGAACAAAATCCCGGCGCGGTGTTAGGGATCATTCTCGGAACCGCCGCCAATGCGGGCCGCGATAAGGTCACGATGATTACCTCTCCGGGAATCTCGGATCTGGGGGCGTGGCTCGAGCAACTGCTCGCCGAATCGACGGGTAAAGTGGGTAAAGGCATCATCCCAGTAGACCGCGAGAGCTTGGGCTCTCCGGAGGTCTACGGCAGCGACCGGGTGTTTGTTTATGTGCGGCTGGAATCGGCCCCGGACGCGACTCAGGACGAGCACGTGGCTGCCATCGAAAAGGCTGGGCATCCTGTAGTTCGCATTTCCATGCCCGACATCTACGACCTGGGCGCAGAATTTTTCCGCTGGGAGATTGCTACGGCCGTGGCCGGATCGATCATCGGGATCAATGCTTTCAACCAGCCCGATGTTGAAGCCAGCAAAGTTGCGACGCGTTCTTTGACGACTGAGTACGAGAAGAATGGTTCCCTGCCCGCGGAAAGTCCGGTCGTTGAAGATGCCGGAATTAAATTGTTCACCGACGAAAAAAACGCGGCGGAACTTGCGAAAGCGGCGCGCGGCGATAATTCGCTGGCGGGATATCTCAAGGCGCACCTGGCTCGCATCCAAGCGGGCGATTACTTCGCGGTGCTGGGATATATCCAGATGAATGCGGAGCACGAAACTGCCCTGCAAGCGATCCGGCATCTGGTGCGGGATAAGAAACGTGTTGCGACAGTTCTTGGCTTTGGGCCCCGATTCCTGCATTCGACCGGGCAGGCGTATAAAGGCGGGCCGAACTCGGGAGTGTTTCTGCAAATCACTTGCGATGATTCCGTGGAGCTACCCGTGCCGGGCCAGAAATATACGTTTGGAGTGGTGAAGGCGGCGCAGGCGCGTGGAGATTTCCAGGTGCTGGCGGATCGCGGAAGGCGCGCGATGCGGGTGCATTTGGGCAGCAATTTGAAGGCGGGGCTGGCCGCGCTGCAGGCTGCGGTGGCAAAAGCACTCTAG
- a CDS encoding HlyD family secretion protein, producing MGTTQTPDVGNKGETPGSAPASTAQPASTTKPLPSSEQDYRRPSRTQSSGFRIAVLIALIVLVVAGFFAYRYFSSYESTDDAQIDGHVNSVSARISGHVIKLNVQDNQYVAAGTVLVEIDPADYQVAYDRAKADFEDAQAAAVAAGVTIPITSVNTTSQVSATEADVNSARAGIQVAKQQFEAAKAQLQEAEANNVKAQNDLGRYKQLVEKQEISQQQYDQATAAATASAATVEAARASADAAQQQVTQAQGKLVQAQANWSTANTAPRQMEVTRAKAASALAEAQRKKADLEQARLNLEYTKIAAPVNGVVSDRTVEVGQNVAPGQELMKIINLDDIWITANLKETQLRNMKVGQRVTIEVDANGRSYSGKVDSIAGASGARFSLLPPENATGNYVKVVQRIPVKIVLDPGANNDHQLRPGMSVTPKVWIRQ from the coding sequence ATGGGAACCACACAAACTCCCGACGTCGGAAATAAAGGCGAAACCCCTGGGTCCGCCCCGGCAAGCACGGCCCAGCCGGCGAGCACGACCAAACCATTGCCCTCCAGCGAGCAGGATTACCGTAGGCCTTCGCGCACGCAAAGTTCCGGTTTTCGTATCGCTGTCTTGATCGCCCTCATTGTTCTCGTGGTCGCCGGATTCTTTGCCTATCGTTATTTTTCCAGCTACGAATCCACCGACGATGCCCAGATCGACGGCCATGTCAACTCCGTAAGCGCTCGCATCTCGGGCCACGTGATCAAGCTTAACGTGCAGGACAATCAATACGTCGCGGCGGGGACCGTGCTCGTAGAGATCGACCCGGCGGACTATCAGGTTGCCTATGACCGCGCCAAAGCGGATTTTGAGGATGCTCAGGCCGCTGCCGTGGCGGCCGGTGTGACCATTCCAATTACTTCCGTCAACACAACGAGCCAGGTCTCAGCGACGGAAGCCGACGTGAATAGCGCCCGCGCTGGGATTCAAGTCGCAAAACAGCAGTTCGAAGCCGCCAAAGCGCAATTGCAGGAAGCCGAAGCCAATAATGTGAAAGCGCAAAACGACCTTGGCCGCTACAAACAGTTAGTCGAGAAACAGGAGATTTCCCAGCAGCAGTACGATCAGGCCACCGCCGCGGCCACGGCCAGTGCGGCAACCGTAGAAGCCGCGCGCGCCAGTGCCGACGCGGCCCAACAGCAGGTCACGCAGGCTCAGGGCAAGCTCGTGCAGGCCCAGGCGAACTGGAGTACCGCCAATACCGCACCCCGGCAGATGGAAGTAACGCGGGCCAAAGCCGCCTCCGCCCTAGCCGAAGCGCAGCGCAAAAAAGCCGATCTCGAACAGGCCCGATTGAATCTGGAGTACACCAAGATTGCCGCGCCCGTGAATGGGGTTGTGAGTGACCGCACCGTGGAAGTCGGGCAGAACGTCGCTCCCGGACAGGAATTGATGAAGATCATCAATCTCGACGACATCTGGATCACCGCCAACCTCAAAGAAACCCAGCTGCGCAACATGAAAGTCGGTCAGCGCGTGACTATCGAGGTCGACGCAAACGGACGATCCTACAGCGGTAAAGTCGATAGCATTGCCGGAGCCAGCGGCGCGCGCTTCAGTCTGCTGCCGCCCGAAAACGCTACCGGAAACTACGTGAAAGTAGTGCAGCGCATTCCGGTCAAGATTGTGCTTGATCCCGGAGCCAACAACGATCACCAATTGCGTCCCGGCATGTCGGTGACGCCCAAGGTCTGGATTCGCCAATGA
- the tkt gene encoding transketolase has protein sequence MVASEQVLATGQQLETLSINTIRTLAIDAVQQANSGHPGAPMGLAPVTYCLWQQFLRYDPADPTWLNRDRFVLSNGHASMLLYAMLHLAEVRQVDEHGRVTKELAMPIEQIKRFRQLGSKTPGHPESHITSGVETTTGPLGQGVGNSVGMAIAGKWQAANFNRPGLEIFEYNIYAMCSDGDLMEGIGGEAASLAGHLKLSNLCWIYDHNSVTLDGPANWSFSEDVATRFIGYEWNVTRVADANDLEMLARAFETFHKTTDRPTLIIVDSHIGYGSPHKQDTNAAHGEPLGEDEVKLVKKFYGWPEDAKFLVPEEVRENFREGIGRRGRDLHTQWAKTFAEYSQKFPDMAERLRCMQHDELPAGWDKNLPTFPPDAKGVATRESSGKVLNVVAQNIPWLIGGSADLATSNKTTLKFEGAGDFKAGNYAGRNLHFGVREHVMGASVNGLTKSGVRAFGATFFNFSDYMRASIRLAALMECPSIFIFTHDSIGVGEDGPTHQPIEQLASLRAMPNLIVLRPGDANEVTEAWKIIAQLRHSPVALVLTRQNLPTLDRTKYAAASGVAKGAYVLADAPAGKPEVILLGTGSELSLCVDAYEKLKAEGVKARVVSMPSWEIFEQQNAAYKESVLPMVVTARVSVEMAATFGWARYTGLKGRNIGMHRFGASAPLKDLLKFFGFTVDKVVEEARAAMSEK, from the coding sequence ATGGTAGCCAGTGAACAGGTGTTAGCAACAGGTCAGCAACTGGAGACGCTGAGCATCAACACGATTCGAACTCTAGCCATCGATGCGGTGCAGCAGGCGAACTCCGGCCATCCGGGCGCGCCCATGGGTCTGGCGCCGGTCACGTATTGCCTGTGGCAGCAGTTTCTGCGCTACGATCCCGCCGATCCGACATGGCTGAACCGCGACCGATTCGTGCTGTCAAACGGTCACGCCTCGATGTTGCTGTACGCGATGTTGCATCTGGCGGAAGTGCGTCAAGTCGACGAGCATGGGCGCGTCACGAAAGAGCTCGCGATGCCGATAGAGCAGATCAAGCGCTTTCGGCAACTGGGAAGCAAAACACCGGGACATCCGGAGTCGCACATCACTTCTGGAGTGGAAACGACGACGGGGCCCCTGGGTCAGGGCGTGGGAAATAGTGTTGGCATGGCCATTGCCGGCAAGTGGCAGGCGGCGAACTTCAATCGCCCGGGATTGGAAATTTTCGAGTACAACATCTACGCGATGTGCTCGGATGGCGATCTGATGGAGGGCATTGGGGGCGAAGCCGCATCGCTCGCCGGACACTTGAAGCTCTCGAATCTCTGCTGGATCTATGACCACAATTCGGTCACGCTCGACGGTCCCGCTAACTGGTCATTCAGTGAAGATGTGGCGACTCGCTTTATCGGCTACGAATGGAACGTGACCCGAGTGGCCGACGCCAACGACCTGGAAATGCTGGCGCGGGCATTTGAGACTTTCCACAAGACCACCGACCGGCCAACCCTGATTATTGTCGATAGCCATATTGGTTACGGGTCTCCGCACAAGCAGGATACGAACGCGGCTCACGGCGAGCCGCTCGGCGAAGACGAAGTAAAGCTGGTCAAGAAGTTTTATGGCTGGCCTGAAGATGCGAAATTCCTGGTGCCAGAGGAAGTGCGGGAGAATTTTCGCGAGGGTATCGGCAGGCGCGGGCGTGACTTGCACACGCAGTGGGCTAAGACATTCGCGGAATATTCCCAGAAGTTCCCCGATATGGCGGAGCGGTTGCGCTGTATGCAACACGACGAACTGCCTGCAGGATGGGATAAGAATCTGCCGACGTTTCCCCCTGACGCCAAAGGCGTGGCGACGCGCGAAAGCTCAGGCAAAGTGCTCAATGTAGTAGCGCAGAATATTCCATGGCTGATTGGCGGATCCGCGGACCTCGCGACATCGAACAAGACCACGCTCAAATTTGAGGGTGCGGGAGATTTCAAGGCGGGAAATTATGCGGGGCGCAATTTGCACTTCGGCGTGCGCGAGCATGTGATGGGCGCGAGCGTGAACGGGCTGACAAAGTCGGGAGTGCGCGCGTTCGGCGCGACATTTTTTAATTTCAGCGACTATATGCGGGCCAGCATCCGGCTGGCGGCGCTGATGGAGTGCCCGTCAATTTTCATCTTCACGCACGATTCGATCGGCGTGGGCGAGGATGGGCCGACGCATCAGCCGATCGAGCAACTGGCATCGCTGCGCGCCATGCCGAATCTGATCGTGCTGCGTCCGGGCGATGCGAATGAGGTCACCGAAGCGTGGAAGATTATTGCGCAATTACGCCATTCGCCCGTGGCACTGGTGTTGACGCGACAGAATCTGCCGACGCTGGATCGGACGAAGTATGCTGCTGCATCCGGAGTGGCCAAGGGAGCTTACGTGCTGGCCGACGCGCCGGCGGGAAAGCCCGAAGTGATTCTGTTGGGTACGGGCAGCGAATTGTCGCTGTGCGTGGACGCGTACGAAAAATTGAAGGCCGAAGGAGTGAAGGCGCGCGTGGTCAGCATGCCTTCGTGGGAAATTTTTGAACAGCAGAATGCGGCGTACAAAGAGAGCGTGCTGCCAATGGTCGTGACGGCGCGGGTTTCGGTAGAGATGGCGGCGACATTCGGCTGGGCTCGCTATACCGGCCTCAAGGGGCGGAATATTGGGATGCATCGTTTTGGCGCGTCGGCGCCGTTGAAAGATCTGTTGAAGTTCTTTGGGTTTACGGTCGACAAAGTAGTGGAGGAAGCGCGCGCAGCGATGTCGGAGAAATGA
- a CDS encoding DHA2 family efflux MFS transporter permease subunit yields MSAAAGTVSTDQAADAWRPAVNPWIIAITVTLATFMEVLDTSIANVALPHIAGSLSAGQDESTWVLTSYLVSNAIVLPLSGWLSSIMGRKNFYMGCVALFTVSSFMCGLAPNLATLIICRVLQGAGGGGLQPSEQAILADTFPPAKRGMAFAVYGMAVVTAPAIGPTLGGWITDNFTWRWIFFINIPVGIISILLTSRLIQDPPYFRRRKISETKIDYVGLGFVALGLGALQIVLDKGQRDDWFESHFILTLTIIAVSALIFVAIWEWRHKDPIIDLHLFRDRTFGVSNLLMFMLGFALLGSTLLLPLFSQTLLGYTAEEAGLSLMPGGFTIIILLPLVGFLLSRYSPRWLLLFGLVMLSFSLFHMTGFDLDIDFKTVAMARVIQAAGMAFLFVPINTAAYAFLPRDKNNAASGLMNLARNIGGSVGISIVTTMLDRRSQAHLTYLSSHLSSSNAQLRARLNALGIMLQSRGGGPPGSSSVPYAIIQNAVARQASMLSYLDCFMFLAVAIAAMIPMVFLMKKSRPGGGIAVH; encoded by the coding sequence ATGAGTGCAGCGGCGGGTACCGTCAGCACGGATCAGGCGGCCGACGCCTGGCGTCCGGCGGTCAATCCGTGGATTATCGCCATCACGGTTACGCTGGCTACATTCATGGAAGTGCTTGACACTTCCATCGCTAACGTCGCCCTGCCCCACATCGCAGGCAGTCTCTCCGCCGGACAGGATGAGAGCACCTGGGTCCTCACCTCCTACCTCGTTTCGAACGCGATCGTGCTTCCACTGAGCGGATGGCTGTCATCCATCATGGGCCGCAAGAATTTCTACATGGGCTGTGTCGCGCTGTTTACCGTGAGTTCGTTTATGTGTGGTCTCGCGCCGAACCTGGCGACGCTGATTATTTGCCGCGTTCTGCAAGGCGCCGGTGGCGGCGGTCTCCAGCCCAGCGAACAGGCGATTCTGGCCGACACCTTCCCGCCCGCCAAGCGCGGCATGGCTTTCGCGGTCTATGGCATGGCGGTCGTCACCGCGCCTGCGATTGGTCCCACTCTCGGCGGCTGGATTACCGACAACTTCACCTGGCGCTGGATTTTCTTCATCAACATTCCGGTAGGAATCATTTCCATCCTCCTGACCTCCAGGTTGATTCAAGATCCTCCCTACTTCAGGCGCCGCAAGATCAGCGAGACCAAGATTGACTACGTCGGCCTGGGCTTCGTTGCTCTAGGCCTGGGCGCTTTGCAGATCGTCCTCGACAAGGGCCAGCGCGATGACTGGTTCGAGTCCCACTTCATTCTTACGCTTACGATCATCGCGGTCTCCGCGTTGATCTTCGTCGCCATCTGGGAATGGAGGCACAAAGATCCCATCATCGACTTGCACCTGTTCCGGGATCGAACCTTTGGAGTCTCGAATCTGTTGATGTTCATGCTGGGCTTTGCCCTGCTTGGCAGTACTTTGTTGCTGCCCCTGTTTTCGCAGACGCTGCTTGGGTACACCGCGGAAGAGGCCGGTCTTTCTCTTATGCCCGGCGGATTCACCATCATTATTTTGCTGCCGTTGGTGGGATTTCTGCTCTCGCGCTATAGCCCGCGCTGGCTGCTCTTGTTCGGGCTCGTCATGTTGTCGTTCTCACTGTTTCACATGACCGGATTCGATCTCGATATTGACTTTAAGACAGTGGCGATGGCCCGTGTAATTCAGGCTGCGGGAATGGCGTTCCTCTTTGTTCCGATCAACACGGCGGCCTACGCCTTCCTGCCACGCGACAAGAATAACGCTGCGTCCGGCTTGATGAATCTGGCGCGCAACATCGGCGGCAGCGTGGGCATTTCCATCGTTACCACCATGCTCGACCGGCGTTCGCAGGCGCATCTCACTTACTTGTCGAGCCACTTAAGTTCGAGCAATGCGCAGCTTCGAGCACGACTGAACGCGCTCGGTATCATGCTCCAGTCCCGTGGGGGTGGGCCTCCTGGATCTTCCTCCGTGCCCTACGCGATTATTCAGAATGCCGTTGCCCGTCAGGCTTCCATGCTGTCCTATCTCGACTGCTTCATGTTTCTCGCCGTGGCCATTGCAGCTATGATCCCCATGGTGTTCCTGATGAAAAAATCGAGGCCCGGCGGCGGAATCGCAGTACACTAA